A genomic window from Nocardioides sp. BP30 includes:
- a CDS encoding 3-oxoacid CoA-transferase subunit B, translated as MTVENTDRGPLSMDELAQVIARDIPEGSFVNLGIGQPTKIADHLPVELGVILHTENGMLGMGRKAEGEEVDADLTNAGKVPVVETPGCSYFHHADSFAMMRGGHLDVCVLGAFQVGHTGDLANWSTGRPGDIPAVGGAMDLAIGAKDVFVMMSLFAKNGEAKLVETCSMPLTGVGCVSRVYTDYAVFDLGPDGATVRETYGVSLAELRERVAVELH; from the coding sequence ATGACTGTAGAGAACACCGACCGGGGCCCCCTCTCGATGGACGAGCTCGCGCAGGTGATCGCGCGCGACATCCCGGAGGGCTCCTTCGTCAACCTCGGCATCGGCCAACCGACGAAGATCGCCGACCATCTGCCCGTCGAGCTGGGCGTCATCCTGCACACCGAGAACGGCATGCTCGGGATGGGCCGTAAGGCCGAGGGGGAGGAGGTCGACGCCGATCTCACCAACGCCGGCAAGGTGCCGGTGGTGGAGACCCCCGGCTGCTCCTACTTCCACCACGCCGACTCGTTCGCGATGATGCGCGGCGGCCACCTCGACGTCTGCGTGCTGGGCGCCTTCCAGGTCGGCCACACCGGCGACCTGGCCAACTGGAGCACGGGCAGGCCGGGCGACATCCCGGCGGTGGGCGGTGCCATGGATCTCGCGATCGGCGCCAAGGACGTGTTCGTGATGATGTCGCTGTTCGCGAAGAACGGCGAGGCGAAGCTCGTCGAGACCTGCTCCATGCCCCTCACCGGGGTGGGGTGCGTGTCTCGCGTCTACACCGACTACGCCGTCTTCGACCTCGGTCCCGATGGCGCCACGGTGCGCGAGACGTACGGCGTCTCGCTCGCGGAGCTGCGCGAGCGGGTGGCGGTCGAGCTGCACTGA
- a CDS encoding 3-oxoacid CoA-transferase subunit A: protein MARTSILETADEAVAGIEDGSTVLVGGFGLAGMPFDLIDALIRQGAQDLTIVANNAGNGEVGLAALLKAGRVRKVLCSFPRQVDSYVFDELYRAGRIELEVVPQGNLAERMRAAGAGIGAFFCPTAVGTPLAEGKEQRTIDGREYVLEYPIKGDYALIAAHTADRLGNLVYRKTARNFGPVMATAATTTVAQVSAIVPTGELDPEAVVTPSIYVDRVVQVEARHYTVQGAR from the coding sequence ATGGCCAGGACATCGATCCTCGAGACCGCCGACGAGGCCGTCGCCGGCATCGAGGACGGCTCGACCGTCCTGGTCGGCGGCTTCGGCCTGGCCGGCATGCCGTTCGACCTCATCGACGCGCTGATCCGCCAGGGGGCTCAGGACCTGACGATCGTGGCCAACAACGCCGGCAACGGCGAGGTCGGCCTGGCGGCGCTCCTCAAGGCCGGCCGGGTCCGCAAGGTCCTCTGCTCCTTCCCGCGGCAGGTCGACTCCTACGTCTTCGACGAGCTCTATCGAGCCGGTCGGATCGAGCTGGAGGTGGTGCCGCAGGGCAATCTCGCCGAGCGGATGCGCGCCGCCGGCGCCGGGATCGGCGCGTTCTTCTGCCCGACAGCCGTCGGCACGCCGCTGGCGGAGGGCAAGGAGCAGCGCACGATCGACGGACGCGAGTACGTCCTGGAGTACCCGATCAAGGGCGACTACGCGCTGATCGCCGCCCACACCGCCGACCGGCTCGGCAATCTGGTCTACCGCAAGACCGCGCGGAACTTCGGACCGGTGATGGCCACCGCCGCGACCACGACGGTCGCGCAGGTGAGCGCCATCGTGCCGACCGGCGAGCTGGACCCTGAGGCCGTCGTCACGCCCTCGATCTACGTCGACCGCGTGGTCCAGGTCGAGGCCCGCCACTACACCGTGCAGGGAGCGCGCTGA
- a CDS encoding thiolase family protein → MTAFLYAATRTPFGKFNGALAAHRPDDLAAAAITGLLDQAPGLDRAAIDEVVWGNANGAGEENRNVGRMAALLAGLPTSVPGNTVNRLCGSSLDAAMIGSRAIETGDADVVLVGGVESMTRAPWVLPKPARPFPAGDLTAVSTTLGWRLVNPNMPAEWTISLGECNEQLQDKYGVSRERQDEFAVRSHRLAAQAWDAGFYDSIVTPVEGLARDEGIRADSTVEKLAGLKPSFRKDGTITAGNASPLSDGASAVLLGSEQARDTIGVDPIARIVGRGAFALDPQDFGYAPVEAADRALARAGIGWDQVGAVELNEAFAVQSLVCVDTWLKSGLADPEIVNQKGGAIAIGHPLGASGGRVLGTLAAVLREKRQRYGVAAICIGVGQGLAVVLENPSATGEA, encoded by the coding sequence ATGACCGCCTTCCTCTACGCCGCGACGCGAACGCCGTTCGGCAAGTTCAACGGCGCGCTCGCTGCGCACCGGCCCGACGACCTCGCCGCCGCCGCCATCACCGGTCTGCTCGACCAGGCCCCCGGCCTGGACCGGGCGGCGATCGACGAGGTCGTGTGGGGCAACGCCAACGGCGCCGGGGAGGAGAACCGCAACGTCGGCCGGATGGCCGCCCTCCTCGCCGGACTGCCGACGTCGGTGCCGGGCAACACCGTCAACCGGCTCTGCGGCTCCTCGCTGGATGCCGCCATGATCGGCTCGCGGGCGATCGAGACCGGTGACGCCGACGTCGTCCTGGTCGGCGGGGTCGAGTCGATGACGCGGGCGCCGTGGGTGCTGCCGAAGCCGGCTCGCCCGTTCCCCGCCGGCGACCTGACGGCCGTCTCGACCACGCTGGGGTGGCGGCTGGTCAACCCGAACATGCCCGCGGAGTGGACGATCTCGCTCGGTGAGTGCAACGAGCAGCTCCAGGACAAGTACGGCGTCAGCCGTGAGCGGCAGGACGAGTTCGCGGTCCGGTCCCACCGGCTGGCCGCGCAGGCGTGGGACGCCGGCTTCTACGACTCGATCGTCACCCCGGTCGAGGGCCTGGCCCGCGACGAGGGCATCCGCGCCGACTCCACCGTGGAGAAGCTGGCCGGTCTCAAGCCCTCCTTCCGCAAGGACGGCACGATCACCGCCGGGAACGCCTCGCCGCTCTCCGACGGCGCCTCCGCGGTCCTGCTCGGCTCCGAGCAGGCCCGCGACACGATCGGCGTCGACCCGATCGCTCGCATCGTCGGGCGCGGCGCCTTCGCCCTGGACCCGCAGGACTTCGGCTACGCCCCGGTCGAGGCGGCCGATCGCGCCCTGGCCCGGGCCGGGATCGGCTGGGACCAGGTCGGTGCGGTCGAGCTCAACGAGGCCTTCGCCGTACAGAGCCTGGTCTGCGTCGACACCTGGCTGAAGTCCGGCCTCGCGGATCCGGAGATCGTCAACCAGAAGGGCGGCGCGATCGCGATCGGTCACCCGCTGGGCGCCTCGGGCGGCCGCGTCCTCGGCACCCTCGCCGCGGTGCTGCGCGAGAAGAGGCAGCGCTACGGCGTGGCGGCCATCTGCATCGGCGTGGGACAGGGCCTGGCCGTCGTCCTGGAGAACCCGTCGGCGACGGGGGAGGCCTGA
- a CDS encoding LysR substrate-binding domain-containing protein, whose translation MDLRHLRYFVAVAEERHFGRAAERLHMAQPPLSQAIRQLESELGVILLQRTTRRVELTAAGETYLERARSILGDVAQAADLARRVAAGSVGHLTLGCVGTATYSVLPTLSRRLSEELPGVDFAFRGEMLVPDQLSALHHGAIDVALLRPPVADLSLVVEPLRSDRLMVALPADHGLAGQTRIRARELSGIDLIVHSADRRSVMYGVVLRLLHDAGVEPRVRHEVGETSTLLTLVAGGLGVAIVPEPVTALALEGVAYRPLVEPSASVELAVAHRVDRAEPHLQRTVEVIRALV comes from the coding sequence ATGGATCTCCGTCACCTGCGCTACTTCGTCGCCGTCGCCGAGGAACGGCACTTCGGCCGTGCGGCCGAACGCCTCCACATGGCGCAGCCACCGCTCTCCCAGGCGATCCGGCAGCTCGAGTCCGAGCTGGGCGTGATCCTGCTGCAGCGCACCACCCGTCGAGTCGAGCTCACCGCGGCCGGCGAGACCTACCTGGAGCGCGCCCGCAGCATCCTCGGCGACGTGGCACAGGCCGCCGACCTCGCCCGCCGCGTCGCAGCCGGCTCGGTCGGCCATCTCACGCTCGGCTGCGTGGGCACGGCGACCTACAGTGTCCTGCCGACCCTCTCCCGGCGGCTGTCGGAGGAGCTTCCCGGTGTCGACTTCGCCTTCCGCGGGGAGATGCTGGTGCCGGACCAGCTCAGCGCACTGCATCACGGTGCGATCGACGTCGCGTTGCTGCGACCGCCCGTCGCCGACCTCTCCCTGGTCGTGGAGCCGCTGCGCAGCGACCGGCTGATGGTCGCGCTGCCGGCCGACCACGGCCTCGCCGGTCAGACCCGGATCCGAGCCCGCGAGCTCTCCGGCATCGACCTCATCGTGCACTCGGCGGACCGGCGCTCGGTGATGTACGGCGTGGTCCTGCGGCTGCTGCACGACGCGGGCGTGGAGCCGCGGGTCCGGCACGAGGTCGGGGAGACCTCGACTCTGCTCACCCTGGTCGCGGGTGGGCTGGGCGTGGCGATCGTGCCCGAGCCGGTCACCGCCCTGGCACTGGAAGGGGTGGCCTACCGGCCGCTCGTGGAGCCGAGCGCCAGCGTCGAGCTCGCCGTGGCCCACCGGGTCGATCGCGCCGAGCCGCACCTGCAGCGGACCGTCGAGGTCATCCGGGCACTGGTCTGA
- a CDS encoding intradiol ring-cleavage dioxygenase, translated as MTRSAASPDQEAVEAGLVEAVVASFDACSDPRLKELMVSLVRHLHAFIRDVRLSEEEWGAAIEFLTRAGHITDDVRQEFILLSDILGASMQTININNAAYENATEATVFGPFFVEDAPRVALGGDVAFGAPGEPCWVEGTVTDTHGNALAGARIEVWEADEDGLYDVQYDAAKRSARGHLFSDTDGSYRFWGLTPTPYPIPDDGPVGQLLDAVGRSPLRASHLHFMVSHPGCRTLVTHIFPEGDPIGERDSVFGVKQSLIKRFEQQAAGTPTPDGRAVEGTWSRVRFDIVLAPTGA; from the coding sequence ATGACCCGATCTGCCGCCTCCCCCGATCAGGAGGCCGTCGAGGCCGGGCTGGTGGAGGCGGTCGTCGCCTCCTTCGACGCCTGCAGCGACCCGCGTCTGAAGGAGCTGATGGTTTCGCTGGTGCGTCATCTGCACGCGTTCATCCGCGACGTGCGGCTGAGCGAGGAGGAGTGGGGGGCAGCGATCGAGTTCCTCACCAGGGCCGGGCACATCACCGACGACGTGCGCCAGGAGTTCATCCTCCTCTCGGACATCCTCGGTGCCTCGATGCAGACGATCAACATCAACAACGCCGCCTACGAGAACGCCACCGAGGCGACGGTGTTCGGTCCGTTCTTCGTCGAGGACGCACCGCGCGTCGCGCTCGGCGGCGACGTCGCGTTCGGCGCACCCGGCGAGCCCTGTTGGGTCGAGGGCACCGTCACCGACACCCACGGCAACGCGCTGGCCGGCGCCCGGATCGAGGTCTGGGAGGCGGACGAGGACGGCCTCTACGACGTGCAGTACGACGCGGCGAAGCGCTCGGCGCGCGGTCATCTCTTCAGCGACACCGACGGGTCCTACCGGTTCTGGGGACTCACGCCGACGCCGTACCCCATCCCCGACGACGGCCCCGTCGGGCAGTTGCTCGACGCCGTCGGCCGCTCGCCGCTGCGGGCCAGCCACCTGCACTTCATGGTCAGCCATCCCGGGTGTCGGACCCTGGTGACACACATCTTCCCCGAGGGCGACCCGATCGGGGAGCGGGACTCGGTCTTCGGGGTCAAGCAGTCGCTGATCAAGCGGTTCGAGCAGCAGGCGGCCGGCACGCCGACGCCCGATGGCCGGGCCGTGGAAGGCACGTGGAGCAGGGTGCGGTTCGACATCGTCCTCGCGCCGACAGGCGCGTGA
- a CDS encoding maleylacetate reductase encodes MRFTHETLPQRVVFAPGDAATAVAAEVTALGGARVMLIASAREAALATRIAAAVPVVLHHDEVVMHVPVEVAERAREAAAAAGVDVIVTVGGGSATGLGKAVALTSDRPGGLPILAVPTTYAGSEATNVWGLTQGATKTTGVDDSVLPRSIVYDATLLSSLPAQLSVASGLNALAHCIDAMWGPRVDPIDQVLAGEGIRRLAGGLPVIAREGPLVEGIEQTLYGAYLAAVAFASAGSGMHHKICHVLGGMFNLPHAQTHAVVLPHVLAFNAPHAPEAERRIAAALDSSAAVEGLAQLRAAVDAPRALRDYGMPEEGIARAVGPVLAAVPPSNPAPVTEHNLTALLRAAWEGDPS; translated from the coding sequence ATGAGGTTCACCCACGAGACGCTTCCCCAGCGGGTGGTCTTCGCGCCGGGAGACGCGGCCACGGCCGTCGCCGCCGAGGTCACCGCCCTCGGCGGCGCCCGAGTGATGCTGATCGCCTCCGCCCGCGAGGCGGCCCTGGCGACTCGGATCGCCGCGGCGGTGCCAGTCGTGCTGCACCACGACGAGGTCGTGATGCACGTCCCGGTCGAGGTGGCCGAGCGCGCCCGAGAGGCCGCGGCGGCGGCCGGCGTCGACGTGATCGTCACCGTCGGCGGTGGCTCGGCCACCGGCCTGGGCAAGGCGGTGGCGTTGACCAGCGACCGGCCCGGTGGGCTGCCGATCCTCGCCGTGCCGACCACCTACGCCGGTTCCGAGGCGACCAATGTCTGGGGCCTGACCCAGGGCGCGACCAAGACGACCGGCGTCGACGACTCGGTGCTCCCGCGCTCGATCGTGTACGACGCGACGCTGCTCAGCTCGCTGCCGGCGCAGCTGAGCGTCGCGAGCGGCCTCAACGCGCTCGCGCACTGCATCGATGCGATGTGGGGTCCGCGCGTCGACCCGATCGACCAGGTGCTGGCCGGCGAGGGCATCCGGCGCCTGGCCGGCGGCCTGCCGGTCATCGCGCGCGAGGGACCGCTGGTGGAGGGCATCGAGCAGACCCTGTACGGCGCCTATCTCGCCGCCGTCGCCTTCGCCTCGGCCGGTTCGGGCATGCACCACAAGATCTGCCACGTGCTCGGCGGCATGTTCAACCTGCCGCACGCGCAGACCCACGCCGTGGTGCTGCCGCACGTGCTCGCCTTCAACGCCCCGCACGCACCCGAGGCCGAGCGGCGGATCGCCGCCGCCCTCGACAGCAGCGCGGCCGTCGAGGGACTGGCGCAGCTGCGGGCCGCCGTGGATGCGCCCCGGGCCTTGAGGGACTACGGCATGCCCGAGGAGGGCATCGCTCGGGCGGTGGGGCCTGTGCTTGCCGCCGTCCCGCCCAGCAATCCGGCTCCGGTCACGGAGCACAACCTCACCGCGCTGCTGCGCGCGGCCTGGGAAGGAGACCCGTCATGA
- a CDS encoding FAD-dependent oxidoreductase: MPVFNDGLAETEAPTGSLVETDVLIVGSGPAGAAAALFLSELGVPTIMITKYRWTANTPRAHITNQRAMEIFRDLRIEDQVLADATPHELVGDTVFCTSIAGEEIGRIHTWGTRPDREADYRLASPCLTVDIPQTYLEPILVRNATQRGAQTRFSTEYLGLVQDADGVTVDVRDRLTGHRYQIRARYLIGADGARSQVAADIELPFEGRMDIAGSMNITFKADISALVDHRPSVLYWVIQPGSNVGGIGTGLVRMVRPWDEWLIVWGYDIDGPAPELDETMAAGIVRDLLGMPDLEPEITGYSLWGVNEMYATRLHSGRVFCVGDAIHRHPPSNGLGSNTSVQDSYNLAWKLAAVLHGYAEDTLLDSYTAERAPVAKRIVTRANTSAREFGDIFTALGVVGLSGEEMAAAIEERKANTPAGAAKRAALVRAMETKNYEFNAHGVELGQFYESRAILSDGTRPAPSRDEDLYYVMSTSPGAHLPHAWVGNNVDKHALMDLAPYSRWTLFTGVAGEAWAEAAATVSVDLGVPLQTVVIGPGREVTDLYYDWAKLREIEESGALLVRPDKHVAWRSMSLAADPASALREAVTRLVGRA; the protein is encoded by the coding sequence ATGCCGGTGTTCAACGATGGCCTCGCCGAGACCGAGGCCCCCACAGGATCCCTGGTCGAGACGGACGTGCTCATCGTCGGCTCGGGACCCGCGGGGGCGGCGGCAGCGCTCTTCCTCAGCGAGCTGGGCGTGCCCACCATCATGATCACCAAGTACCGCTGGACGGCGAACACGCCGCGGGCGCACATCACCAACCAACGGGCGATGGAGATCTTCCGCGACCTGCGGATCGAGGATCAGGTGCTGGCGGACGCGACACCGCACGAGCTGGTCGGGGACACGGTGTTCTGCACCAGCATCGCGGGGGAGGAGATCGGCCGGATCCACACCTGGGGCACCCGCCCCGACCGCGAGGCCGACTACCGTCTGGCCTCGCCGTGCCTGACGGTCGACATCCCGCAGACCTACCTCGAGCCGATCCTGGTCCGCAACGCGACCCAGCGCGGTGCGCAGACCCGCTTCTCCACCGAGTACCTGGGCCTGGTCCAGGACGCCGACGGCGTGACCGTCGACGTACGCGACCGGCTGACCGGCCACCGGTACCAGATCCGCGCCAGGTACCTCATCGGCGCCGACGGCGCGCGCTCCCAGGTCGCCGCTGACATCGAGCTGCCCTTCGAGGGCCGGATGGACATCGCCGGGTCGATGAACATCACCTTCAAGGCCGACATCTCGGCGCTCGTCGACCACCGGCCGAGCGTCCTCTACTGGGTGATCCAGCCCGGGTCCAACGTCGGTGGCATCGGTACCGGCCTGGTCCGGATGGTGCGGCCGTGGGACGAGTGGCTGATCGTGTGGGGCTACGACATCGACGGCCCCGCGCCCGAGCTCGACGAGACGATGGCCGCAGGCATCGTCCGTGACCTGCTGGGCATGCCCGACCTGGAGCCCGAGATCACCGGATACAGCCTGTGGGGCGTCAACGAGATGTATGCGACGCGACTGCACAGCGGCCGGGTCTTCTGCGTCGGCGACGCGATCCACCGGCACCCGCCGAGCAACGGCCTGGGGTCCAACACCTCGGTGCAGGACTCCTACAACCTGGCCTGGAAGCTCGCCGCCGTCCTGCACGGGTACGCCGAGGACACCCTGCTCGACTCCTACACCGCCGAGCGCGCCCCCGTCGCGAAGCGGATCGTCACCCGCGCCAACACCTCCGCCCGGGAGTTCGGGGACATCTTCACCGCGCTCGGCGTGGTCGGCCTGTCCGGTGAGGAGATGGCCGCCGCGATCGAGGAGCGCAAGGCCAACACGCCGGCGGGTGCGGCCAAGCGGGCCGCGCTGGTCCGCGCCATGGAGACCAAGAACTACGAGTTCAACGCCCACGGCGTCGAGCTGGGCCAGTTCTACGAGTCGCGCGCGATCCTCTCCGACGGCACCCGGCCGGCTCCGAGCAGGGACGAGGACCTCTACTACGTGATGTCGACGTCGCCGGGCGCCCACCTCCCGCACGCCTGGGTCGGGAACAACGTGGACAAGCACGCCCTGATGGACCTGGCGCCGTACTCCCGCTGGACGCTGTTCACCGGCGTCGCCGGGGAGGCGTGGGCCGAGGCCGCGGCGACGGTGTCGGTGGACCTCGGCGTGCCGCTGCAGACAGTGGTGATCGGCCCCGGCCGCGAGGTCACCGACCTCTACTACGACTGGGCCAAGCTGCGCGAGATCGAGGAGTCCGGCGCGCTGCTGGTCCGGCCGGACAAGCACGTCGCCTGGCGGTCGATGAGCCTGGCCGCCGACCCGGCCTCCGCGCTGCGCGAGGCCGTCACCAGGCTGGTGGGTCGGGCATGA
- a CDS encoding helix-turn-helix domain-containing protein → MVRIPQARAYEVDQDVDQWEEHNARSLIELACVVDDAPFRARQVNLQLEQLHLARVTATAHRVSRDRTVIARRPADAIAVYVGLRGDSLLEYDGGRRVVHPGQLLVCDVDRPFVRGFGHGLHELAVKVPRAAFEAHAGTASLTSPLVLEARDRDDDPYARALARLVGRAVAAAVPVPADEQAVLELVAVLATGGRRSSPLAHRAAARAFIDDHLSDPGLSATAVAAGAGISERHLSRLFADAGTSVPRHILARRLDLAHSMLTHDVGGHVRIVDIAGQCGFTSMAHFSQAFRRRFDATPGEVRLGGGVGPA, encoded by the coding sequence ATGGTGCGGATCCCGCAGGCGCGGGCCTACGAGGTCGACCAGGACGTCGACCAGTGGGAGGAGCACAACGCCCGGTCGCTGATCGAGCTCGCCTGCGTCGTGGACGATGCCCCGTTCCGGGCCCGTCAGGTCAACCTGCAGCTCGAGCAGCTGCACCTGGCCCGGGTCACGGCGACGGCGCACCGGGTCAGCCGCGACCGGACGGTGATCGCCAGGCGGCCCGCTGACGCGATCGCTGTCTATGTCGGGCTGCGTGGCGACTCGCTGCTCGAGTACGACGGCGGCCGTCGGGTAGTGCATCCGGGCCAGCTCCTGGTCTGCGACGTGGACCGGCCCTTCGTCCGCGGCTTCGGGCACGGCCTCCACGAGCTCGCCGTGAAGGTGCCGCGCGCTGCGTTCGAGGCGCACGCGGGAACCGCCTCCCTGACCTCGCCGCTGGTGCTCGAGGCCCGCGATCGCGACGACGACCCCTATGCCCGTGCTCTGGCCCGGCTGGTCGGCCGCGCCGTGGCGGCCGCCGTGCCGGTGCCGGCCGACGAGCAGGCGGTGCTCGAGCTGGTGGCGGTGCTGGCCACCGGCGGCCGCAGGAGCTCACCGCTGGCCCACCGCGCGGCGGCGCGGGCGTTCATCGACGACCACCTGAGCGATCCTGGGCTGTCCGCGACCGCCGTGGCGGCGGGCGCCGGCATCTCGGAGCGACATCTGTCACGGCTGTTCGCCGACGCGGGCACCTCGGTGCCACGACACATCCTGGCGCGGCGGCTCGACCTCGCACACAGCATGCTGACCCACGACGTCGGCGGGCACGTCCGGATCGTCGACATCGCCGGCCAGTGCGGCTTCACCTCGATGGCCCACTTCTCGCAGGCGTTCAGGCGGCGCTTCGACGCGACACCGGGCGAGGTGCGCCTCGGCGGAGGTGTCGGACCGGCGTGA
- the pcaDC gene encoding bifunctional 3-oxoadipate enol-lactonase/4-carboxymuconolactone decarboxylase PcaDC, with protein sequence MQLSLVHLAGTEGSPVLVLGPSLGTAVTPLWGRAAELLGERFHVVGWELPGHGHGTPTTEPFTLADVAGAVVAAVDSTLGEVGFGYAGDSVAGAVGLQLALDVPDRLTGVAVLCTGAKIGTAESWAERAATVRASGTPAVVESSAKRWFGSGFLEREPAIGTELLGSLQHADAESYALVCEALAAFDVRDRLGEITVPVLAVGGAEDVATPATTLREHAAKVRGARFVELDGVAHLAPAEAPRAVASMVEALLVRDPAPAGMQVRRQVLGDAHVDRAVAGTTEVTADFQDFITRYAWGEIWTRPGLARRDRSIAVLTALVAGRHFEELEFHLRAALRNGLSREEIIEVLLQSAVYVGVPAANTAFGVARRVLAEE encoded by the coding sequence ATGCAGCTGTCACTCGTCCACCTCGCCGGCACCGAAGGCAGCCCGGTGCTGGTCCTCGGGCCCTCGCTCGGCACTGCGGTCACGCCGCTGTGGGGACGCGCCGCCGAGCTGCTCGGCGAGCGGTTCCACGTCGTCGGCTGGGAGCTGCCGGGGCACGGCCACGGCACGCCGACTACCGAGCCGTTCACCCTCGCGGACGTGGCCGGGGCAGTGGTCGCGGCCGTCGACAGCACGCTCGGCGAGGTCGGCTTCGGGTACGCCGGGGACTCCGTCGCCGGTGCGGTCGGGCTGCAGCTCGCCCTCGACGTACCGGACCGGTTGACAGGCGTCGCCGTGCTCTGCACCGGTGCGAAGATCGGCACCGCTGAGTCGTGGGCCGAGCGGGCGGCCACCGTGCGCGCCTCAGGCACCCCGGCGGTGGTCGAGTCCTCGGCCAAGCGCTGGTTCGGCAGCGGCTTCCTGGAGCGCGAGCCGGCGATCGGGACCGAGCTGCTGGGCTCGCTGCAGCACGCCGACGCGGAGAGCTATGCGCTCGTCTGCGAGGCGCTGGCGGCCTTCGACGTCCGGGACCGTCTCGGCGAGATCACGGTGCCGGTGCTGGCCGTCGGTGGCGCCGAGGACGTGGCGACTCCGGCCACCACACTGCGCGAGCACGCCGCGAAGGTCCGCGGAGCGCGCTTCGTCGAGCTCGACGGGGTCGCCCACCTCGCGCCCGCCGAGGCGCCGCGAGCGGTCGCCAGCATGGTCGAGGCGCTCCTCGTCCGCGACCCGGCCCCGGCGGGGATGCAGGTGCGGCGGCAGGTCCTCGGCGACGCGCACGTCGACCGCGCTGTGGCCGGGACGACCGAGGTGACCGCCGACTTCCAGGACTTCATCACCCGCTACGCCTGGGGCGAGATCTGGACCCGACCCGGCCTGGCCCGGCGGGACCGCTCGATCGCCGTGCTGACCGCGCTCGTGGCCGGCCGACACTTCGAGGAGCTGGAGTTCCACCTGCGCGCGGCGCTGCGCAACGGGCTGAGTCGCGAGGAGATCATCGAGGTGCTGCTGCAGTCGGCCGTGTACGTCGGCGTACCGGCGGCCAACACCGCGTTCGGCGTCGCGCGGCGGGTGCTGGCGGAGGAGTAG
- a CDS encoding lyase family protein, translating into MGELLWPGDARAGDVLTDEAFLAAMVRVEQAWLDALVGAGLASTPAVLTVPPLRGIADGTESGGNPVIPLVKALRAQSPDVHRGLTSQDVVDTALVLCLRDVVDRVLVDVERAARTLGALAREHRGAVMVGRTLTQYAVPITFGLKAAQWLSGLAEADAGLRRVRAELPVQVGGAAGTLAAVVELGRDREDPVGTAVALVHAVADGLGLGDGTPWHTRGRNPLAATADALVRLADALGHLGADVALLSRPEIGELREGAGGGSSTMPGKANPVLSILLRRHALAAPQLAATLHLAAATYVDERPDGGWHAEWDTLATLGRRSVVAASQAADLVAGLVVDTARMAARVAEAGETLRAEQRSMSGGSSDGDYLGATDLFIDDILGRAARVWENL; encoded by the coding sequence ATGGGTGAGCTCCTGTGGCCGGGCGACGCGCGCGCTGGTGACGTCCTCACCGACGAGGCGTTCCTGGCCGCGATGGTCCGGGTCGAGCAGGCCTGGCTCGACGCGCTGGTGGGTGCCGGACTGGCGTCGACGCCGGCCGTGCTCACGGTGCCGCCCCTGCGCGGCATAGCCGACGGCACCGAGTCCGGCGGCAACCCGGTCATCCCGCTGGTCAAGGCGCTGCGCGCCCAGTCACCGGACGTGCACCGCGGCCTGACCTCGCAGGACGTGGTCGACACCGCGCTGGTGCTCTGCCTGCGCGACGTCGTGGACCGGGTGCTGGTCGACGTCGAGCGGGCCGCACGAACCCTGGGAGCCCTGGCCCGCGAACATCGCGGCGCGGTGATGGTGGGTCGGACGCTGACGCAGTACGCCGTGCCGATCACCTTCGGACTCAAGGCTGCCCAGTGGCTCTCCGGGCTCGCGGAGGCCGACGCCGGTCTGCGTCGGGTCCGCGCCGAGCTGCCGGTCCAGGTCGGCGGCGCCGCCGGCACCCTGGCGGCGGTCGTCGAGCTGGGCCGCGACCGGGAGGACCCGGTCGGGACCGCCGTCGCGCTCGTGCACGCCGTCGCCGACGGGCTCGGGCTCGGGGACGGTACGCCGTGGCACACCCGCGGCCGCAACCCGCTGGCCGCGACAGCGGACGCGCTCGTGCGCCTGGCGGACGCCCTGGGTCACCTCGGTGCGGATGTCGCGCTGCTGTCCCGGCCCGAGATCGGCGAGCTGCGCGAGGGCGCCGGCGGCGGCTCCTCGACGATGCCCGGCAAGGCCAACCCGGTGCTCTCGATCCTGCTGCGTCGCCACGCGCTGGCCGCCCCGCAACTGGCAGCGACGCTGCACCTTGCGGCAGCCACCTACGTCGACGAGCGCCCCGACGGCGGCTGGCACGCGGAGTGGGACACCCTCGCCACGCTCGGCCGGCGCAGCGTCGTCGCCGCCTCGCAGGCCGCCGACCTCGTGGCCGGCCTCGTCGTCGACACCGCGCGGATGGCGGCCCGGGTGGCCGAGGCGGGCGAGACCCTGCGGGCCGAGCAGCGCAGCATGTCCGGCGGCTCCTCGGACGGGGACTACCTCGGCGCCACCGACCTGTTCATCGACGACATCCTCGGGCGCGCCGCCCGGGTCTGGGAGAACCTCTGA